Genomic segment of Rhodospirillaceae bacterium:
AGAATGGCTTGTCTGTGACAAATATGAGACACCACTACGCGATTAGAATAAAGCCTTAATATTCCTTGACATGGCGGAGCCCGCGCCCTATATCGGCTCTGTCAACGCCCGAAGTGCGCCTGCCGCGGCCGGCCGACGCTCCCCCAAAAGAAGCAAACGAAGAAACCGGCGGAGGACCGTGCGGGACCGTTCCGTCTTTCCCGCTCTCCGGCCCGCCGCCAGTCGGCCATCCTGTGCGCCGCCCCATGCGCCATTGGGCTTGACGGCCGGACCCCGTCCGGTTCGACCCTCCGATTCCGCCGGGCCATCGTGCCCCCGATCCTGCCCGGCGGTGCCGCCCCCGGTGTCGACCGGCGCTCCCGCTCGGCCAGGCGACTGGAAAAATTCCTATCGAAAGTGTTTTTGCGCACTTCCGAGAAGCGTCTTTCCAACGATTCCAAAGGGTTAGGGACGCCGGGTGCAAAAAAACGTATTATTTAGAACGGTCTGTTTAATTCCAAAAAACAGAGCGATTTCAAAGACTTGGGCAAACTGATTTTGAATATTCATTCAAAATTCGGCCGTTTCCCGGCGTCTGGCCCGTCCGGCACACCCTTTCGCAGAGGAATCCCAAGGGGAGGGGGATTCGGTCAGTGCCCTTTTTCGCAACGGAATCTCCCGGGGAGGGGCTGCCGGACCAGAGGCGCGGCATTCGGCCGGAAACGGAGAAACATGACGAATCATGACATTTCATGACATGCCTGCAATAGCGCCGGTCCGTCCCGCGCTCGCCATGACGGCGCGCTTCCGGTAAGGACAATCGCGATTCGTCCGCTGCCGTCCGGAGCCGTCCCATGCCGCCAACGCCGCCCCTCGACACCATCGCCCGCCAGCGGGCCGCCATCGCCGCGGGCGACACGACCGCCGCCGCGCTGGTCGACGAAGCCTGCGCCCGGGCCGAGGCGCCGGACGGGGAGGGCGGTCTCGTCTTCCTCCACCACTACGGCGCGGCGGCCCGGCAACAGGCGCAGCACGCCGACGCGATGCGCGCAGCCGGCGTCGATCTCGGCCCGCTCGCCGGCATGCCGGTCTCGATCAAGGACCTGTTCGACGTGGCCGGCGAGACCACCCGGGCCGGGTCGATCATCCGGCAGGATGCGGAGCCGGCCCCCGCCGACGCCGCCATCGTGCGCCGGCTGAAGGGCGCCGGGGCGATCCTCGTCGGGCGGACCAACATGACCGAGTTCGCCTATTCCGGCATCGGTATCAATCCGCACTACGGCACGCCGGCCAATCCATGGGACCGGGAGAACCGGCGGATTCCCGGCGGCTCCTCCTCCGGCGCGGCGGTCTCGGTCGCCGACGGCATGGCGATCGCGGGCATCGGCACCGATACCGGCGGCTCGGTCCGCATTCCCGCGGCGCTTTGCGGCCTCGCCGGCTTCAAGCCGACGGCGCGGCGCGTGCCGCAGGATGGCTGCTTCCCGCTCTCCTTCTCCCTCGACAGCATCGGCCCGCTCGCCGCCTCGGTCGACTGCTGCGCCGTGATCGACGCCGTGATGGCCGGCGAGGACCCGGCGCCGCTGCCCGACATTCCCGCGAAGGGCCTGCGCCTCGGCATCGCGCAGTCTCTGGTCCTGGACGGGCTGGAGGAACCGGTCGTCGCGGCCTTCGAGGTGGCGCTGACCCGCCTCTCGGCGGCCGGCGCCCGGCTGATCGACCTGCTCTTCGCGATCCTCGCCGACATCCCGCGGCTCAGCACCGCCGGCGGGCTCGCGGCGGCGGAGGCTCTGGCCCTGCACCGCCGGGACCTGGAAATCCGCCCGCAGGATTTCGACCACCGGGTGGCGGCGCGCATCCTGAACGGCGCAAATATAAGTGGCGCCGATTATGTCGACCTGCTGCAGGCGAGAGCCCGCTATTGCCGGGAGGCCGATGCACTGACCGCCCCGTTCGACGCCGTCCTCATGCCGACCAACCCGCGCGTCGCGCCGCGGATCGCCGACCTGGAA
This window contains:
- a CDS encoding amidase, with protein sequence MPPTPPLDTIARQRAAIAAGDTTAAALVDEACARAEAPDGEGGLVFLHHYGAAARQQAQHADAMRAAGVDLGPLAGMPVSIKDLFDVAGETTRAGSIIRQDAEPAPADAAIVRRLKGAGAILVGRTNMTEFAYSGIGINPHYGTPANPWDRENRRIPGGSSSGAAVSVADGMAIAGIGTDTGGSVRIPAALCGLAGFKPTARRVPQDGCFPLSFSLDSIGPLAASVDCCAVIDAVMAGEDPAPLPDIPAKGLRLGIAQSLVLDGLEEPVVAAFEVALTRLSAAGARLIDLLFAILADIPRLSTAGGLAAAEALALHRRDLEIRPQDFDHRVAARILNGANISGADYVDLLQARARYCREADALTAPFDAVLMPTNPRVAPRIADLEGDDAAFGEANLVMLRNTAAFNFLDRCATTLPIHRPGEAPVGLMVVGETLGDRRNLAVAKAIEAALAAH